The region TCCAATTTCAAGAAAACAGTGTAACTAAAAAATATATTGCAATAGTAGATGGTTTAGTTGAAAATGACAATGATATTATTGATTTACCCATAGGAAGGGAAGAAGATAAAAGTGTTAAAAAAGTAGTAACAGATGATGGCAAAAGGGCAATTACTGAGTACAATGTAAAAGAAAGATATAAAAATGCAACTTTACTTGAAGTTCAAATATACACTGGTAGGAGTCATCAAATAAGAGTTCATTTGAATCATATCGGTCATCCTATAATTGGAGACGTACTTTACAATAAACCAAGTGAATATATTGGAAGGCAAGCTCTTCATGCAAACTATATTAAATTTAAACATCCAAGAACTCAAGAAGATATGGAGTTTATAGCTCCACTACCTGAGGATATGACTAAACTTATTAGCATATTAAAAGACCCCAAGAATTAATCCTTCTTAGGGTCTTTCTTTTTTGAAGAATCTAATACTTTCATTATTTCTATCATTTTTAGCATTTCTTTCATTTTTTCTTTTTCCTTTTCGTTTTTTCCATCAAAAAGAGATTCTGCTAACTTAGTTAACTGATCTTTATCATTAATCTTTTGAGGATTTGATAATACTTGTGACATTAATCCCATCATTAACTTATACTTTTCATAGTTTAATATCAAATTCATTGGAGTACCCATTTCATTTAGTTTTTCTTCAGGTATTTCTTCCTTTAGAGTGGAAACTATGTAATTAAATCTTTGCTTATTGTTATCTAGTTCCATAGGGGTAATTGGTTCCTTGGATGTATTTCTTTGCAAGAACTCTGTTAGCTCATGGAATTTAACTATTTTTTCTGTAAGCAATATAGATTTGTTTAATATTGGAGCAAGCCATTCTGGAAAATAGGGTCCAATTTTTCTTAAATGTTCAATTTTTTCATAAGTTCCTTCAACATCTAAACTTTTATATTCATGTATGATTACATGTTGATTTTTATTAATATTATCTTTTTTACTCATTAAAAAATACAAAAAAATAAATAAAATAAAAATATTGTTCATTATCATACCTCCATAGTTAAAAATTAGTAATACTATTTTATGTTCTAAAAATTAAATTGTTCCACTTATAAGTAATATATTTATACATTTACTCATAGATTTAAAATAAAAAACAAATGGAGGTAATTAAGTGGAAAATAAGGATAAGTTAAATATTAGTATTGAAGATTTAAAAGATATAAATCCATCAGAAGAGCAACTAAAGCAGATACAGGATATGGCAGAAGCTTATTCAGATAAGTCTGAGGATGAAATAATATTTGAAATCATTAAGCTAAACAACAAAATGGAAAGTGAAATGAAACCTGATGAGTATCAAGATTTAATGGGAAAACTGGAACAGATAAGGCCTTTACTGGATGAAGAACAAGTAGAAAAACTTGATAAAATATTGGAAATACTTAAAGGTGAATAAATTATCTCCTAAATATAGGAAATAGACTTCGGATAAAAATGATGTTATAATTCAATATATACATTATGTAAACTAGGAGGAAAAACAAATGAAAAGGCCTAAGAAATTGAAAATACTATTATTGCTTGTAATTTCTTTCGCTATTCTTTCAAGTTTGTATCTATATATAAATAGTGAGAAGAAATATGATGATATTTCATATAGTGAATTTATGGAGTATGTAAAGGATGGAAAGATAGAAAGAGTAGATTTAAATGATGGTTCAAGAATTAGAGGAAAATTTGCTACAGGAGAATACTTTATAACAGATAATCCTAGGACTGAAAATTTTAAGGAAATACTTTTAATGAATAATGTAAAAGTTGTAGAGTCAAATGGTAGTTCTGTTATAGCTCAAGGACTTACATTTTTACTTTTCATAGTTGGTATAGGGGTTATAGGTTATTTTGTTAATAACAATATGACAAAACAGGCCCAAAAAGAAATGGCTCTAATGTCAAATGTTGAAAGTGGAAATGGAAGCGGTGATGTGTTTACTTTTGATAATGTTGCTGGAAATGAAGAGGCAAAGGAATCCTTGAAAGAGTTAGTAGATTTCATTGAAAATCCAGAAAAGTATAGTAAATATGGTGCAAGGATTCCTAGAGGAATTTTACTGTATGGGCCTCCTGGAACAGGTAAAACTCTCTTAGCAAAGGCATTAGCTGGGGAAGCTAAAGTTCCATTTTTCTCGGTTTCAGGTTCGGATTTTATTCAAGTATATGCTGGATTAGGGGCTAGTAGAATAAGAGCCCTTTTCAAAAAGGCAAAGGAATGTGGAAAAAGTGTAATATTTATTGATGAGATAGATGCTTTAGGCAAAAAGAGAAAAGGAAGTCTTTCTAATAGTGGTAATGATGAAGGAGATAGAACACTTAATGCATTACTTACTGAGATGTCTGGGTTTAGTGATAGAGAGGGTACTATAGTAGTTGCTGCAACTAATAGAGTTGATACACTAGATGAAGCACTATTAAGACCTGGTAGATTTGATAGACAAATAGAAGTAGGACTTCCTGATTTAAATGCTAGATTTAAGATATTAAAACTTCACAGCAAAAATAAGCCACTATCAGAAGATGTAAATTTAGAAAAACTAGCTCAAGAGACATCCTATTTCAGTGGTGCTATGTTAGAAAATCTAATGAATGAATCGGCAATGATAGCTGCTCGAAACAATGATATTAATATCAATATGGATCACATTGATAAAGCATTTTTTACTGTATTAGTTGGAGAAGAAAAGAAAGATAGAAGTAGCATATTAAATAAAGACAAAAAAATAACTGCATATCATGAAGCAGGTCATGCACTAGTAGCAAAAAAGGTTTCAAAAGAAAATAGGGTTACTAAGGTAAGCATAATCCCTAGTACTAAGGGGATGGGTGGATTTAGTATGAATATTCCACCTGATAAGATGTATCAAACTAAAAAGGATATAAGAAATAGTATAATGATTGCACTAGGAGGAAGAGCTGCAGAAGAGATAATATTTGGCATAGAAAATATTACAACGGGAGCTTCTAGTGACTTACAAAAAGCTACGGACATGGCAATTAAGATGATGGGCATTTATGGAATGGATGAAGAATTAGGTCTTGTAAATTATGAAGTGGTATTAGGTCAAAACATAGGTAGCAATAGCTTTGTCATAGAAAGACTAAAAAAACAAATTGATTCACTATATGAAGAAACAAAGGAAATACTAATTACAAATGAAAAATTCCTACATCAAATTGCTACAGCTTTATTAGACAAAGAAGTATTAGATGAATCGGAAATTAATGTATTGGCATCAAAAAAATGTTTAGCTGTTTAAAAAAATAGATACAATGAATACTTGAAGAAAAATGTATTTCGGGTTATAATAAATATACGAAACACAGAGTTTTATTTTCTGCGATGTTCGTTATCCTGTATAATTCAACCGACATAGTGCAGACGGGAGTCTGAGTTCAGTAATGTATGACATGCCTTTTACTAGGAAGTCAAAAATTATTGACAGGATACCCACCTTGTGAGAGGCGGGTCTGAATTAGCACGGAATACGGCATTGCGGGAATACAAAAGCCTCTTAGATTTAATCTAAGAGGCTTTTGCATATTTATTTTAAATAGTTAAATACTAATTATAGATAATATATTGAAAGAAGGTATTTTATGGAGCTTATTTGTCCATTATGTAATGGATTGTATGAAATCAAGGTCATTTGCCCGATTTGTCAAAACAATATGATAGATAAAGGGCCCATTGTAAATTACTTAGATAATTATAGTCCCTATCTACCAGATGAAATAATTTCTAAAGTAGATGGAGTTCCTAGTTATAAATGTATTCACCTTTTTAAATGTCTAAGGTGTAAACATGATAAAAGGGTAGAAGTAGATAGAGTATATTTTTAGCCTATTTGTATAGGGACTTTTTTTCTCTCTTTAAATATATAAATGTATTTAAAACCTAATTCCTTCAAAAGTTTTTCAGCTTGCTTATATTCATATCCAACAAATTGTGGTTCATGAGCATCTGAACCAATGGTTATAATTTCTCCTCCCATATCTTTATACAGTTTTAATAATTCTACCTTAGGATGGTAGTAATCAAGTCCATATCTAACACCTGAAGTATTAAGCTCAATTCCTTTACCAGATGAAATTAATTTTTTGAATATTTTTTCAACTGAGGCTATATAGTTTTTTACCTCTGGTACCATAGATGGATCTTCAAAGTATCTATCAATAACATCGATATGTCCAACAACATCAAAATCATCAAAATTATCAATACAACTTAATAGTTCTTCATAATACTCAAGGGTTACTTCTAAAGGATCTTTATCAACTAAATATCTATCACCATACATATCATTTCCTTTAATAGTATGAAGGGACATTAAAACGAAGTCAAATGGATTTTCACTTATGAATTTACTATACCTATCACTTAAATGAGGTTGAATCCCTATTTCTACTCCAGTTAATATTTCAATTTTTTTTAAGTACTTATACTTTACTCTTTTTGATTTTCTAAAATAGTCTTCAGTATGAAAAGCCATATCCAATTTTTTATCAGTAGTTTCAAATTCTATATGATCAGTGAAACAAATACTTCTAATGTTTTTTTCAAGAGCTTTGATAACCATATCTTCCATAGAATATTTGCAATCTAAAGAATAATCACTGTGAACGTGAAAATCGTACATTTGCAACACTCCTAATTTTATTATATTGATATTATTGTAAGATAAAACAGCTAAGAAGTAAAGATTTAAATCTTTAAATAAAGGTTACAATATAAATACATAAAAATATTTTTACTAGGAAGTATATTATTAAAGGATTCTTGGAGGTGAAAAACATGGAAATGAATACTAAAGAAGTAGTCAAGAAAAAAATATTAGATGCTCAAGAGATGGTAAGAGATTATGAAATGTATTCTAAACAAGTTGAGAATGAAGATGTAGCATTGACATTTAAAGGTTTTGCTGAAGAATGTGGATATCAAGCTAAAAGACTTCAAGAAATATTAAAAGAAATAGACCATAAATAGGGATATATATCCCTATTTTTTTTCCCTATTTATATGAAAAAGTGTATAATGATAATATGAGTTTAAATTATCTAGGAGGGGATAATAATGGTAAAACCATTAATTTATGCTCACAGAGGGGCTTCTCATTATGCACCAGAGAATACTATTGCATCTTTTAAGAAAGCTGTAGAAATGGGAGCAGATGGAATAGAAATTGATGTTCACAAGAGTAAAGATGGATATTTAATGGTATGCCATGATGAAAAAGTTGATAGAACTACTAATGGAAGTGGATATATAAAGGATAAGGATATGAAAGAGTTAAAGTCTTTAGACGCTGGTAGCTGGTTTAGCAAATATTTTGAAGGTGAAAGAATTCCATTACTAGAAGAAGTGTTAGATTTAGTAAAAATGGAGAATCTATTATTAAATATCGAGTTGAAAAATGGACCAATATTTTATGAAAATCTCGAAATGGATGTTGTAAATGCAATTAAATCCTTTGGATTAGAAGACAATGTAATTATATCATCATTTAATCATTATAGTCTTTTGGGAATAAAAAAGATTGAACCTAGGATTAAAACAGGAATTCTCTATATTGCAGGAATGGTGTCACCTTGGAAATATGCAAAAACTATTGGCGCTGATGCTATTCACCCATTATATGTGACTATTAACAAGGAAGTAACTAAAGAATGTATTAGAAACGATATAATGGTCAATCCATTTACAGTAGATAGGGAAAATGATATGATACTAATGAGAAATATTGGTGTTACAGGAATTATAACTAATTGCCCTGATATAGGTAGAAAAGTAGTTGATTAATTAATAGATTAAGGAAGGCTGATACGTGTGAAGAAAGTAAAAATAATATGCAATCCATCTTCAGGTAGACAATTGATACAAAGAAGAGTTGATGCTATTTGTAAAATACTAGTTGATGAAGGATATACAATAAGTAAGTTTATTACTAAAAAAAAGAACGATGCTATGTTTGAAACAATTAAATGTTGTAAGGAAGACTGGGATATAATAATTGCCTGTGGTGGAGATGGTACAGTAAATGAGGTTGCAAAGGGTATTGTACTTGGTGGAAGGAAAATACCTGTAGCAATATTAGCAGCAGGTACTGTCAATGACTTTGCAAATTATTTAGATTTACCTAAAAGTAGTAAGGAATTTTATGAACTTATAGAAAACGGGAATACACTAGATGTTGATTTAGGAAAGGTAAGAGATGAATACTTTGTAAATGTTGCAGCAAGTGGATTACTTACAAATGTAGGATATCAAGTGCAACCTGAAATAAAAGCTGTATTGGGAAGGATGGCATATTATTTAGAAGGATTGAAAGAGATTCCAAAACAAAAGTTTAGACCTATAAAAGTAAAATTTGAAAGTGAAGAATATACTAAAGAAGAAGATATTTTGTTGTTTTTATTATCTAATAGTTCTTCCATTGGTGGTTTTAAGTACTTAGCTCCAAAAGCTTATATAAGTGATGGGTATCTAGACAGTATTATAATTAAAAAATCCGATGTACAGGATTTGGTATCCATATTTATAAGCATTTTTAGCGGAGAACATATTAATCATCCAAATGTTGAGTATTTTAAAACTCAAAAAATCACAGTATATACAGAAGAAGATGCGCCTATTGACATTGATGGGGAATATGGTGGAAAATTGCCGGCAACATTTGAAGTTGTTCCTAACAGCTTTAGGATATTTGTTAAATAAAAGCAGATTATTTAATCTGCTTTTTTTAATATATATTTTGATATTATATTTTGGTATAATTTCAACTATTGATTTATAATATATTGTATAATATGATGAATACAAGATTATTTATGGAGGAGATATCTTTGAACGAAAAGGTTTGTGACAATGTTGTTGAAATAGAAAAGTACGTGAGAAAAGTTGACTATATAATTAGAAAAAAAGGAAGAGAGATATTAAATGATTTTAATATTACAGGTCCTCAATTTACTGCATTGCAGATTCTTATAGGCGAAGGAGATTTAACTATAGGAGAATTAAGTCAAAAAATGGCTCTTGCTTGTAGTACCATTACAGACTTAATTGATAGAATGGAGAAGAGCGGATTAGTAATTAGAAAAAAAGACGAAAAAGACAAAAGAGTTGTTAGGGTTGAAGTTCAATCTATTGGATATGAATTAGTTCAAAAAGTATTGGATAAAAGAAGAATTTATCTTGATGAGAAATTGAATGGATTTGAAGAAAAAGATAAGGAATTTCTAAAAGAAGCATTAAAATCATTGTATTATGCAATGAAAGATGATTAAAGATATGTAAATTATATTGTTTTTAAAGAGGGGAAGGATGTCATGAAAATTATTGACAATAGGTATAAGATTGATAAGATTATTTCTGAGGATCCTAATGGAATTGTGTATATAGCCACTGATTTATGGAATAAAGATAAAAAATTATTTTTAAAAACTTTTAATCACAATAAACATATATCTCAGATCGATTATTTTATATCCGAATTTGTTACCATCTCAAACATAAAACATGAATACTTGTTAGCCAGTGAAGAATTCAATATTATTAAATCAATAGATCAAGAGATAACTCATATAAATCAATATTACTATGTTACAGAGTATGTGGACAAACCTAAATTAA is a window of Anaerosalibacter sp. Marseille-P3206 DNA encoding:
- a CDS encoding ATP-dependent metallopeptidase FtsH/Yme1/Tma family protein, yielding MKRPKKLKILLLLVISFAILSSLYLYINSEKKYDDISYSEFMEYVKDGKIERVDLNDGSRIRGKFATGEYFITDNPRTENFKEILLMNNVKVVESNGSSVIAQGLTFLLFIVGIGVIGYFVNNNMTKQAQKEMALMSNVESGNGSGDVFTFDNVAGNEEAKESLKELVDFIENPEKYSKYGARIPRGILLYGPPGTGKTLLAKALAGEAKVPFFSVSGSDFIQVYAGLGASRIRALFKKAKECGKSVIFIDEIDALGKKRKGSLSNSGNDEGDRTLNALLTEMSGFSDREGTIVVAATNRVDTLDEALLRPGRFDRQIEVGLPDLNARFKILKLHSKNKPLSEDVNLEKLAQETSYFSGAMLENLMNESAMIAARNNDININMDHIDKAFFTVLVGEEKKDRSSILNKDKKITAYHEAGHALVAKKVSKENRVTKVSIIPSTKGMGGFSMNIPPDKMYQTKKDIRNSIMIALGGRAAEEIIFGIENITTGASSDLQKATDMAIKMMGIYGMDEELGLVNYEVVLGQNIGSNSFVIERLKKQIDSLYEETKEILITNEKFLHQIATALLDKEVLDESEINVLASKKCLAV
- a CDS encoding histidinol-phosphatase HisJ family protein, with product MYDFHVHSDYSLDCKYSMEDMVIKALEKNIRSICFTDHIEFETTDKKLDMAFHTEDYFRKSKRVKYKYLKKIEILTGVEIGIQPHLSDRYSKFISENPFDFVLMSLHTIKGNDMYGDRYLVDKDPLEVTLEYYEELLSCIDNFDDFDVVGHIDVIDRYFEDPSMVPEVKNYIASVEKIFKKLISSGKGIELNTSGVRYGLDYYHPKVELLKLYKDMGGEIITIGSDAHEPQFVGYEYKQAEKLLKELGFKYIYIFKERKKVPIQIG
- a CDS encoding glycerophosphodiester phosphodiesterase; the protein is MVKPLIYAHRGASHYAPENTIASFKKAVEMGADGIEIDVHKSKDGYLMVCHDEKVDRTTNGSGYIKDKDMKELKSLDAGSWFSKYFEGERIPLLEEVLDLVKMENLLLNIELKNGPIFYENLEMDVVNAIKSFGLEDNVIISSFNHYSLLGIKKIEPRIKTGILYIAGMVSPWKYAKTIGADAIHPLYVTINKEVTKECIRNDIMVNPFTVDRENDMILMRNIGVTGIITNCPDIGRKVVD
- a CDS encoding diacylglycerol/lipid kinase family protein, translated to MKKVKIICNPSSGRQLIQRRVDAICKILVDEGYTISKFITKKKNDAMFETIKCCKEDWDIIIACGGDGTVNEVAKGIVLGGRKIPVAILAAGTVNDFANYLDLPKSSKEFYELIENGNTLDVDLGKVRDEYFVNVAASGLLTNVGYQVQPEIKAVLGRMAYYLEGLKEIPKQKFRPIKVKFESEEYTKEEDILLFLLSNSSSIGGFKYLAPKAYISDGYLDSIIIKKSDVQDLVSIFISIFSGEHINHPNVEYFKTQKITVYTEEDAPIDIDGEYGGKLPATFEVVPNSFRIFVK
- a CDS encoding MarR family winged helix-turn-helix transcriptional regulator is translated as MNEKVCDNVVEIEKYVRKVDYIIRKKGREILNDFNITGPQFTALQILIGEGDLTIGELSQKMALACSTITDLIDRMEKSGLVIRKKDEKDKRVVRVEVQSIGYELVQKVLDKRRIYLDEKLNGFEEKDKEFLKEALKSLYYAMKDD